A window of Methanocaldococcus vulcanius M7 genomic DNA:
TTAAAAGAGATATGGAAAGAACTGGGAATTGATAAGGTGGAATAATGGACATCATAAAAGATCTTCCCATAACTGATAACCACTTGCATGTTGATGATGAAAAAGGATATGGGGCTGAAAAGGTAGCAAGGATGTTTCACAATGCCGGAGGAAAAATAATGATAATACTAAACAAGCCAACGTTTGACGGAGATCTAACAAGATCTATGGACAAATTGGTTAAAGACGTTGAAAAGATAAACAAAAACACACAAATAAAAGCATTTGGGTTAGTTGGAGTCCATCCTGCAGAATTAACATATTTAACTAAATTTATGGATCTAAAGAAGGCAAAAGAAAAAATGATCTCTGCATTAAACTATGCTAAAAAGATTGTAGAGAAATATGACTATATCGTTGGTATTGGAGAGGTTGGAAGGCCTCACTATAAAGTAGATGAGGAAATATGGACTGCTTCAAACGATATTTTAAAATACTGTATGGAATTATCAAAAGATTTAGATTGTGCAATACAAATCCATGCCGAAAGTTCAACAGAAGAGCAATTTAAGGAGTTTTACAACATGGCATGTGATGTTGGGATAAACCCCGAGAGAGTTATAAAACACCACTGTGGAGATATGGTTTTAGAGGGGGAAAAATACAAGATCTTTCCGTCAATATTGGCCTCGAGAGTTGACGAAGAGATTATTAAAAAGTCGCTTAGGTTTGTTATGGAAACCGACTATATAGATGATCTTAAAAGGCCAGGAGTTGTTTTAGGTGTAAAAACAGTTCCAAGAATCACAAGAAGATTGTTAGAGAGAGGAGTTTTAGATGAAGAGGGGGTTTATAAAATACATAAGGATAATATTGAAAAACTGTACAATGTAGAGTTAGATTTTTAATTAATTTTTAAACTTTTATAAATTTTATAAGTTTAATTACTCCTTCCATTTTTCATAATACTTTAAATACATCTCTTTTTTTGTTATGTTATACAACCACAGCATTTGCAATCTCTGTAAGTGCTCATAATGTCTATTACATTTATGTCCCAAAGCATCGTAGTATGACCAATTTCCGGCATCATACATTGGCAAAAATGTTTCTATCGACTTTAAACCTCTTTTATATAAATATCGTGCCTCAGAATTGTTAGTTTTATCTCCAAATTCTCCTATCCATAATGTGGCTGTTATAAATCCATTTAACACATAGGGAGGATTTTCAGAAGCATATTCTGGAAACCAGTAGTATGAATTGTTCTTATAGCGTCTTAGTTTTAATAAACCTCCCTTTTCTACTGGAACTTCAAAAGCATTTAACGCCAAGTTTGCGTATTTTAAATATCTTTTATCTTCGGTTGCCAAATATGCCAAATAGAGGGTTTTTAAACATCCTGCCTGACATAAAGATCCCTTCCATCCTCTTGATAAATTATACAACGGAAACTCAAAATTATATGTCCAAATAATAAAACTTATAGTCCTTCCATTAACCTCTACCTGCTCTTTTTGTGATTGAGATATTAAGTATTCAGTTAGGAAGAGACCTCTTTTTAAATAACTCTCTGCCTTTTTTGGATCTTTATCTTTTAACTTAAAATATCTATAAAAACTATTTCTTGCCTCTTCATTGACGTTGTGAGGAGGTATCTGATATCCAATATACTTTCCACATACTGTTCCGTAGTAGGTTATTGGAAGTGAAACATCTTCAACACTGTAAGGTTTTGGATTTTTAAAATATTGAATAACTATGTTTTCAGAGTATAAGGGCTGGGATACTCCAACGAAATACCCAAAAACAAAACTAAAAATTCCAATAATCAAAAAAGGAATAATTTTGCCTTTTTCCATAAAATCACACCAATAATGTATTTTTAGTTATTTTTTAGTTATTTTGATAATCTATATGAATAATATTATTATAAAATAAAATAAATTATAAATAAGATATATATAAAAATAGTAAAATGATACTAAAAAGGAAATATATGTTTAAATACTTAAATTTTTAAATTTTATATTTAAATAAACATTTTCTAAATCTCTTTAAATATAAAAATATACAAAAATAAAATTAAAAAAATAAAAATAGATAAAATTTTACTCTTTAAGCATTTCATTAATATCCTTCTCCATAACATGCCCCTCAACTTCAACTTTTACATTTTTAACCCCTTCCAATGATTTAACCGCTTCCTTTGCTTGAATAGCCATTGCCATAACACTCATACAGTATGGATTTGTTGGAACAATTTTAAAACTAACATTTCCTTCTTCATCCACGTTAAGGTCTTTTACAAGACCCATATCTACAATACTTATACCCATATGAGGATCAGCAACGGTTTTTAAAGCGTTTATAACTTCCTCTTTACTGAGTCCTTTTTTTATGTTTTCGCTCATCAAAAACCCTCCATATTAAATTTTTAAGATTTTTGATTTTGTTTAAGTTATTTTGTTGCTGTTTAAGTTAAGTTATCGTTTAACGTCTCTATATGAAATATGAATTATTTATCTTAATTATTGAATTACCATACAAATTGTGATTAGTTTACAAATTCATAAAAAAAT
This region includes:
- a CDS encoding TatD family hydrolase — encoded protein: MDIIKDLPITDNHLHVDDEKGYGAEKVARMFHNAGGKIMIILNKPTFDGDLTRSMDKLVKDVEKINKNTQIKAFGLVGVHPAELTYLTKFMDLKKAKEKMISALNYAKKIVEKYDYIVGIGEVGRPHYKVDEEIWTASNDILKYCMELSKDLDCAIQIHAESSTEEQFKEFYNMACDVGINPERVIKHHCGDMVLEGEKYKIFPSILASRVDEEIIKKSLRFVMETDYIDDLKRPGVVLGVKTVPRITRRLLERGVLDEEGVYKIHKDNIEKLYNVELDF
- a CDS encoding D-glucuronyl C5-epimerase family protein — protein: MEKGKIIPFLIIGIFSFVFGYFVGVSQPLYSENIVIQYFKNPKPYSVEDVSLPITYYGTVCGKYIGYQIPPHNVNEEARNSFYRYFKLKDKDPKKAESYLKRGLFLTEYLISQSQKEQVEVNGRTISFIIWTYNFEFPLYNLSRGWKGSLCQAGCLKTLYLAYLATEDKRYLKYANLALNAFEVPVEKGGLLKLRRYKNNSYYWFPEYASENPPYVLNGFITATLWIGEFGDKTNNSEARYLYKRGLKSIETFLPMYDAGNWSYYDALGHKCNRHYEHLQRLQMLWLYNITKKEMYLKYYEKWKE
- a CDS encoding metal-sulfur cluster assembly factor, giving the protein MSENIKKGLSKEEVINALKTVADPHMGISIVDMGLVKDLNVDEEGNVSFKIVPTNPYCMSVMAMAIQAKEAVKSLEGVKNVKVEVEGHVMEKDINEMLKE